The Rhodanobacter sp. LX-99 genomic interval ACGTCGCTCATGGCGCTCCCGGCTTTGTAGGGTGGAAAGTATCCTAACGGTTGCCGGGGCGAAGTGAGCGGCGGGCGAGGTTCGAAACGAAAGGCCGGTGCGGTCATACAAGCCACGATGATGAGCGTGCCGGGCAGAACATGAGCGCCCCTTGCCCCGAGCGGGATCGGAGGATCCTGTCCTGGGCGTGGTGTACAAGCACAGATTCCGATCAGTTCCGCAGAACTCGTCCTTCGGATCGTGTCGATTCGTGCCCCCGCCGTTCGTCGTTGCTCTGCGAAGGGGCGAAAACCGGCATTGGCATCCCGGTCCCACCAACCAGCGCAAGACCAAGGAGGAATCATGACTGGCTCGATGGCGGCAAAGAGAAAGCTGGTGTTGAAGATGTCGGTCTCCCTGGACGGCTTTGTCGCCGGACCGAACGGCGAGGCCGGCTGGGTGTTCCGGTCATCGGGCGGCGACGACTCAACGGCGTGGTTGCTCGATACGCTGCGCGGAGCCGGCGTGCACATCATGGGCAGCCGCAGCTATCACGACATGGCGGCGTTCTGGCCCTATTCGGAGATGCCGATCGCAGCGCCGATGAACGACGTCCCCAAGGTCATCTTTTCGAGGACAGGGCTCAAGAACACCCAGGTGGATCCGTTGCCGGCGCTCGCCGAAGCGAAAGCGCGCAATGCGCAGCGGCATGGCGTTACGCCGACAGCGGCGGTGCTGCAGTCCTGGGCCGAACCCACGGTGGCGGGCGGCGATCTGGCGGAGGAAATCCTGCGGCTGAAGGCGCAGCCGGGCGGTTACATCCTTGCGCATGGCGGCGCCCGGTTCGCCCAAAGCCTCGTTGCCTCTGGCCTGATCGACGAATATCGACTGGGCATTCATCCGGTTGTGCTGGGCCAGGGCCAGCCGCTGTTCTGCGCACTGCGCAGTCCGGTCGACTTGCGCCTGATCGGCGTGACGCCGTTTCGCTCTGGCGCCGTGGCAGCCGTCTACCAGCCGGCATGAACCGCCGCGCGTCAGTAGCTCTTGCCACGCGCCGACACCGGCCATACCACCTCGACCTTGCCGTTGCGCACGCCGACGTACCAGTCGTGGAGGTTGCAGGTCGGGTCGCAATGCCCGGGAACGAGCCTCAGCTT includes:
- a CDS encoding dihydrofolate reductase family protein → MTGSMAAKRKLVLKMSVSLDGFVAGPNGEAGWVFRSSGGDDSTAWLLDTLRGAGVHIMGSRSYHDMAAFWPYSEMPIAAPMNDVPKVIFSRTGLKNTQVDPLPALAEAKARNAQRHGVTPTAAVLQSWAEPTVAGGDLAEEILRLKAQPGGYILAHGGARFAQSLVASGLIDEYRLGIHPVVLGQGQPLFCALRSPVDLRLIGVTPFRSGAVAAVYQPA